The Euphorbia lathyris chromosome 2, ddEupLath1.1, whole genome shotgun sequence genome includes a window with the following:
- the LOC136219654 gene encoding calmodulin-like protein 11: MAEVLTEEQIVEFKEAFCLFDKDGDGCITVEELATVIRSLDQNPTEEELQDMISEVDADGNGTIEFAEFLNLMAKKMKETDAEEELKEAFKVFDKDQNGYISANELRHVMINLGEKLTDEEVEQMIKEADLDGDGQVNYDEFVKMMMTVG, encoded by the exons atggcAGAAGTACTTACTGAGGAACAGATTGTGGAGTTTAAGGAAGCTTTTTGCTTGTTCGACAAAGATGGAGATG GTTGCATTACAGTGGAGGAATTGGCGACTGTTATAAGATCGTTGGATCAAAACCCGACCGAAGAAGAACTTCAGGACATGATCAGCGAAGTCGACGCTGATGGTAATGGAACCATCGAATTTGCTgagtttttaaatttgatggCCAAAAAAATGAAG gAGACTGATGCAGAAGAAGAACTTAAGGAAGCATTTAAAGTCTTTGACAAAGATCAGAATGGTTATATTTCAGCCAATGAG TTGAGGCATGTGATGATAAATTTAGGGGAGAAGCTTACAGATGAAGAGGTGGAGCAGATGATTAAGGAAGCTGATTTGGATGGAGATGGTCAAGTTAATTATGATGAATTTGTTAAAATGATGATGACCGTCGGCTAA